The proteins below are encoded in one region of Streptomyces cyanogenus:
- a CDS encoding TlpA family protein disulfide reductase, which translates to MVCPAVLAAASAHGVPHRRRNGRARVRGCDDGKRLGVAELGGELGERATLVQFSSAFCAPCRATRRILGEVAGMVPGVTHVEIDAEARLDLVRELEVLKTPTVLVLDADGRVVRRATGQPRKADVIAALGKAV; encoded by the coding sequence GTGGTGTGTCCGGCGGTGCTCGCGGCGGCGAGCGCCCACGGCGTGCCGCACAGGCGGCGGAACGGGAGAGCGCGGGTGCGCGGGTGTGACGACGGCAAGCGGCTCGGGGTGGCCGAACTCGGCGGTGAACTGGGGGAGCGGGCCACGCTCGTGCAGTTCTCCAGCGCCTTCTGCGCGCCCTGCCGGGCGACCCGGCGCATCCTCGGCGAGGTCGCCGGGATGGTCCCGGGCGTGACCCACGTCGAGATCGACGCCGAGGCCCGCCTGGACCTCGTACGCGAACTGGAGGTCCTCAAGACCCCCACCGTGCTGGTCCTGGACGCCGACGGCCGCGTGGTGCGGCGGGCCACCGGACAGCCACGGAAGGCCGACGTCATCGCCGCTCTGGGCAAGGCCGTGTGA
- a CDS encoding DUF6986 family protein, whose translation MGQQEQVATSLAGAVSEEISASLAPVDAELQRRYPGDPGTRQPVHTVYVPGDAFAADTLRSWGDQALAALDEHAPDAASFAAVLGLPDELAEPVYSRVRAKLEREPVEDLRVDFEDGYGPRPDAEEDATAAHAARLIAEAYRNGTAAPYMGIRMKCMEAAVRDRGIRTLDVFLTGLMEAGGLPAGLVLTLPKVTYPEQVGAFVRLLEAFEKVHGLDAGRLGFEIQIETSQAILATDGTATVARMIQAAEGRATGLHYGTFDYSACLGVSAAYQASDHPAADHAKAIMQVAAAGTGVRVSDGSTNVLPVGPTAKVHDAWRLHYGLTRRALARAYYQGWDMHPGHIPTRYAAVFAFYREGFEQAAARLTRYANRAGGDVMDEPATAKALSGYLLRGLDCGALDIAEVARLTGLTRADLESFATPRRGDLTASGQ comes from the coding sequence ATGGGTCAGCAGGAGCAGGTGGCGACAAGCCTCGCGGGCGCCGTCAGCGAGGAGATCAGCGCCTCCCTCGCACCGGTCGACGCGGAGCTTCAGCGCCGCTACCCCGGGGACCCCGGCACCCGGCAGCCCGTCCACACCGTGTACGTCCCCGGCGACGCCTTCGCCGCCGACACCCTGCGCTCCTGGGGCGACCAGGCTCTCGCGGCCCTCGACGAACACGCCCCCGACGCCGCCTCCTTCGCGGCCGTCCTCGGGCTGCCGGACGAACTGGCCGAGCCGGTCTACTCCCGCGTCCGCGCCAAGCTGGAGCGCGAGCCCGTCGAGGACCTGCGCGTGGACTTCGAGGACGGCTACGGCCCCCGGCCCGACGCCGAGGAGGACGCGACGGCCGCCCACGCCGCCCGCCTGATCGCCGAGGCGTACCGCAACGGCACGGCGGCGCCGTACATGGGCATCCGCATGAAGTGCATGGAGGCCGCCGTACGGGACCGGGGCATCCGCACCCTCGACGTCTTCCTCACCGGCCTGATGGAGGCCGGAGGGCTCCCCGCGGGCCTGGTCCTCACCCTGCCCAAGGTGACGTACCCCGAGCAGGTCGGCGCCTTCGTCCGGCTCCTGGAGGCCTTCGAGAAGGTGCACGGCCTGGACGCCGGCCGCCTCGGCTTCGAGATCCAGATCGAGACCAGCCAGGCGATCCTCGCCACCGACGGCACGGCGACCGTCGCCCGCATGATCCAGGCCGCCGAGGGCCGCGCCACCGGACTGCACTACGGCACCTTCGACTACAGCGCCTGCCTGGGCGTCTCCGCCGCCTACCAGGCCAGCGACCACCCGGCCGCCGACCATGCCAAGGCGATCATGCAGGTCGCGGCGGCCGGCACCGGTGTGCGCGTCTCGGACGGCTCCACCAACGTCCTCCCCGTCGGCCCGACCGCCAAGGTCCACGACGCCTGGCGCCTCCACTACGGCCTCACCCGCCGCGCGCTCGCCCGCGCCTACTACCAGGGCTGGGACATGCACCCCGGTCACATCCCCACCCGCTACGCGGCCGTCTTCGCCTTCTACCGCGAGGGTTTCGAGCAGGCGGCGGCCCGCCTCACCCGGTACGCCAACCGGGCCGGCGGCGACGTCATGGACGAACCCGCCACCGCCAAGGCCCTGAGCGGCTACCTGCTGCGCGGCCTGGACTGCGGCGCCCTGGACATCGCCGAGGTCGCCCGCCTCACCGGCCTGACCCGCGCCGACCTGGAGAGCTTCGCGACACCCCGCCGCGGCGACCTGACGGCCTCCGGGCAGTAG
- a CDS encoding flavin reductase family protein codes for MTATPDLGTPRLASPDLLRSTFRRHAAGVAVITARGSSGPVGFTATSLTSVSAEPPLVSFGIGTGASSWPAIAEAEHVGVHILGEHQSDLAATFARSGADRFGAPTAWREGPEGVPVLDDVLAWLVCRIVGRVPAGDHRIVLAEVVLGDPSGAGRPLLYHQGRFNGLRD; via the coding sequence ATGACGGCCACGCCCGACCTCGGCACGCCCCGGCTCGCCTCCCCCGATCTCCTGCGCTCCACCTTCCGCCGGCACGCCGCCGGTGTGGCGGTGATCACCGCGCGTGGTTCCTCCGGCCCGGTCGGCTTCACCGCCACCTCCCTGACCTCCGTCTCCGCCGAACCGCCGCTGGTCTCCTTCGGCATCGGCACGGGCGCCTCCAGCTGGCCCGCGATAGCCGAGGCCGAGCACGTGGGGGTGCACATACTCGGCGAGCACCAGAGCGACCTGGCCGCCACCTTCGCCCGCAGCGGCGCCGACCGCTTCGGCGCGCCCACCGCCTGGCGGGAGGGCCCGGAAGGCGTGCCCGTACTGGACGACGTGCTCGCCTGGCTGGTCTGCCGGATCGTCGGGCGGGTGCCTGCCGGTGATCACCGGATCGTGCTCGCCGAGGTGGTCCTCGGCGACCCCTCGGGCGCCGGCCGCCCGCTCCTCTACCACCAGGGCCGCTTCAACGGTCTGCGGGATTGA
- a CDS encoding electron transfer flavoprotein subunit alpha/FixB family protein, with the protein MAEVLVYVDHVDGAVRKPTLELLTLARRIGEPVAVALGNGAADTAATLAEHGAVKVLTHDASEYAEYLVVPKVDALQAAYEAVSPAAVLVPSSAEGKEIAARLALRIGSGIITDAVDLEAGDEGPVATQSVFAASFTTKSRVIKGTPVITVKPNSAAVEAAPAAGAVEALSVTFSDKATGTKITGRTPRESTGRPELTEAAIVVSGGRGVNGAENFSIIEALADQLGAAVGASRAAVDAGWYPHTNQVGQTGKSVSPQLYIANGISGAIQHRAGMQTSKTIVAVNKDAEAPIFELVDFGVVGDLFDVVPQLTEEIKSRKG; encoded by the coding sequence ATGGCTGAAGTCCTCGTCTACGTCGACCACGTGGACGGTGCCGTCCGCAAGCCGACCCTCGAGCTGCTGACCCTGGCCCGCCGCATCGGCGAGCCCGTCGCCGTCGCGCTGGGCAACGGCGCCGCCGACACCGCCGCCACGCTCGCCGAGCACGGCGCGGTGAAGGTCCTCACCCACGACGCGTCCGAGTACGCCGAGTACCTGGTCGTGCCGAAGGTGGACGCCCTGCAGGCCGCCTACGAGGCCGTCTCCCCGGCCGCCGTGCTGGTCCCGTCCTCCGCGGAGGGCAAGGAGATCGCCGCCCGCCTGGCGCTGCGCATCGGCTCCGGCATCATCACCGACGCCGTCGACCTGGAGGCCGGCGACGAGGGCCCGGTGGCCACCCAGTCGGTGTTCGCCGCGTCCTTCACCACCAAGTCCCGCGTCATCAAGGGCACCCCGGTCATCACGGTCAAGCCGAACTCGGCCGCCGTCGAGGCCGCCCCGGCCGCCGGCGCCGTCGAGGCCCTGTCCGTGACCTTCTCGGACAAGGCCACCGGCACCAAGATCACCGGCCGTACGCCGCGTGAGTCGACGGGCCGCCCGGAGCTGACCGAGGCCGCGATCGTGGTCTCCGGTGGCCGCGGTGTGAACGGCGCCGAGAACTTCTCGATCATCGAGGCCCTCGCCGACCAGCTCGGCGCGGCCGTCGGTGCCTCGCGTGCCGCCGTCGACGCCGGCTGGTACCCGCACACCAACCAGGTCGGCCAGACCGGTAAGTCGGTCTCGCCGCAGCTGTACATCGCCAACGGCATCTCGGGTGCGATCCAGCACCGTGCCGGTATGCAGACCTCGAAGACCATCGTGGCCGTCAACAAGGACGCCGAGGCCCCGATCTTCGAGCTGGTCGACTTCGGTGTGGTCGGCGACCTGTTCGACGTCGTGCCCCAGCTGACCGAGGAGATCAAGTCCCGCAAGGGCTGA
- a CDS encoding RNA polymerase sigma factor: METLKTRTDRDRAARFTALYVREHARVCAYVHRRSGDRGAAEELTAEVFRTAWERMTAGQDIGTGWLFVTARNLLSNHYRSMARLTEIHRTIADTMGSAPASSQDNAVLDALDRLPPAHREILLLSYWDGLSAAEAGEVLGCSASAVWVRLHRARKAFRAVYDLPQEAVRCV; the protein is encoded by the coding sequence GTGGAGACCCTGAAGACCCGCACCGACCGTGACCGCGCCGCGCGGTTCACGGCCTTGTACGTCCGTGAGCATGCGCGGGTGTGCGCCTACGTGCACCGGCGTTCGGGCGACCGGGGAGCGGCGGAGGAACTCACCGCGGAGGTCTTCCGCACCGCGTGGGAGCGCATGACGGCCGGTCAGGACATCGGCACCGGCTGGCTGTTCGTCACCGCGCGCAACCTGCTGAGCAACCACTACCGCTCCATGGCACGCCTGACGGAGATACACCGCACCATCGCCGACACGATGGGCAGCGCTCCGGCGTCGAGTCAGGACAACGCCGTACTCGACGCCCTGGACCGGCTTCCGCCCGCGCACCGCGAGATCCTCCTGCTGAGCTACTGGGACGGGCTGAGCGCGGCGGAGGCCGGTGAGGTCCTCGGATGCAGCGCGTCCGCGGTCTGGGTCAGGCTGCACCGAGCACGCAAAGCGTTCCGTGCCGTCTACGATCTGCCCCAGGAGGCAGTCCGATGCGTGTGA
- a CDS encoding lysophospholipid acyltransferase family protein, which produces MAELVYRPVIGFAKTLFKVWDLDIDCQGSENIPRSGGAVLVSNHISYLDFIFNGLAALPQKRLVRFMAKESVFRHKVSGPLMRGMKHIPVDRGQGETAYEHALDSLRSGEIVGVFPEATISQSFTLKSFKSGAARLAQEAGVPLVPMAVWGTQRLWTKGHPRNFKRSHLPVTIRVGEPVEAPRDQYAGAITRRLRERVQELLEAAQRAYPGRPKGPEDSWWLPAHLGGTAPTAEALRTAEAH; this is translated from the coding sequence ATGGCAGAGCTGGTCTACCGTCCCGTCATCGGTTTCGCCAAGACGCTGTTCAAGGTCTGGGACCTGGACATCGACTGCCAGGGGTCGGAGAACATCCCGCGCTCGGGCGGCGCTGTGCTGGTGAGCAACCACATCAGCTACCTGGACTTCATCTTCAACGGCCTCGCCGCCCTGCCGCAGAAGCGCCTGGTGCGGTTCATGGCGAAGGAGTCGGTCTTCCGGCACAAGGTCTCCGGACCGCTGATGCGCGGGATGAAGCACATCCCGGTGGACCGCGGGCAGGGTGAGACGGCGTACGAGCACGCGCTGGACTCGCTGCGCTCCGGGGAGATCGTCGGGGTGTTCCCGGAGGCGACGATCTCGCAGTCCTTCACGCTGAAGAGCTTCAAGTCGGGCGCGGCCCGCCTGGCCCAGGAGGCGGGGGTCCCGCTGGTCCCCATGGCGGTCTGGGGCACGCAGCGGCTGTGGACGAAGGGCCACCCGCGCAACTTCAAGCGCAGCCACCTGCCCGTCACCATCCGTGTCGGCGAGCCGGTGGAAGCGCCCCGCGACCAGTACGCCGGCGCCATCACCCGCCGTCTGCGCGAGCGCGTCCAGGAACTCCTGGAGGCCGCCCAGCGCGCCTACCCGGGCCGCCCCAAGGGCCCGGAGGACTCCTGGTGGCTGCCCGCGCACCTGGGCGGCACGGCACCGACGGCGGAGGCACTGCGCACGGCGGAAGCCCACTGA
- a CDS encoding electron transfer flavoprotein subunit beta/FixA family protein, translating to MSLRIVVTVKYVPDATGDRHFADDLTVDRDDVDGLLSELDEYAVEQALQIAENADDAEVTVLTVGPEDAKDALRKALSMGADKAIHVEDDDLHGTDAIGTSLVLAKAIEKAGYDLVVSGMASTDGTMGVVPALVAERLGVPQVTLLSEVSVEDGVVKGRRDGDAASEQLEASLPAVVSVTDQSGEARYPSFKGIMAAKKKPVESWDLSDLDIEAEEVGLDGAFTKVETATERPARTAGTIVKDEGEGGKQLAEFLASQKFI from the coding sequence GTGAGCTTGAGGATCGTTGTCACTGTGAAGTACGTGCCCGACGCCACTGGCGACCGGCACTTCGCCGATGACCTGACCGTCGACCGCGACGACGTCGACGGGCTGCTCTCCGAGCTGGACGAGTACGCGGTCGAGCAGGCCCTCCAGATCGCGGAGAACGCGGACGACGCCGAGGTCACCGTCCTGACGGTCGGCCCCGAGGACGCCAAGGACGCGCTCCGCAAGGCCCTCTCCATGGGCGCCGACAAGGCCATCCACGTCGAGGACGACGACCTGCACGGCACCGACGCCATCGGCACCTCCCTGGTGCTGGCCAAGGCCATCGAGAAGGCCGGCTACGACCTGGTCGTCTCCGGCATGGCCTCCACCGACGGCACCATGGGCGTCGTTCCCGCGCTGGTCGCCGAGCGTCTCGGCGTTCCCCAGGTCACCCTCCTGTCCGAGGTCTCCGTCGAGGACGGCGTGGTCAAGGGCCGCCGTGACGGTGACGCCGCCTCGGAGCAGCTGGAGGCCTCGCTCCCGGCCGTCGTCTCCGTGACCGACCAGTCCGGCGAGGCCCGCTACCCGTCCTTCAAGGGCATCATGGCGGCCAAGAAGAAGCCGGTGGAGTCCTGGGACCTGTCCGACCTGGACATCGAGGCCGAGGAGGTCGGCCTGGACGGCGCCTTCACCAAGGTCGAGACCGCGACCGAGCGTCCGGCGCGCACGGCCGGCACCATCGTCAAGGACGAGGGCGAGGGCGGCAAGCAGCTCGCTGAGTTCCTCGCGAGCCAGAAGTTCATCTAA